Proteins encoded together in one Salvelinus namaycush isolate Seneca chromosome 26, SaNama_1.0, whole genome shotgun sequence window:
- the LOC120021145 gene encoding olfactory receptor 1361-like has product MSYLTFDPNQTENIDTIIRPPYFFISGFIDIPHMEYYYIFLCFVYIISMMGNTFVMMVIYMDSSLHSPKYIAVFNLAFTDVCGSTAMVPKVLDMFLFSRQLISYNQCLTSLFFIFLFLNMQSFNLTILSYDRLVAICCPLRYHMMVTHRSMFQLMGAAWVFAVFLVLLAVCLITRLSFCRSLVINSYFCDHGPLFRLAAPCSDVVPNIVMSYVNPSIVLFIPMVFIISSYICITHALFTITLPQDRVRALKTCTSHLILVAIFYLPIHFTYFLHSIIPTNARIINLSLTSVLPSMLNPIIYVLKTEEFKESAKKLLSKRGAQRAVVPIQST; this is encoded by the exons ATGAGTTACCTGACCTTTGACCCTAACCAGACAGAGAACATTGACACCATTATCCGACCCCCTTACTTCTTCATCAGTGGTTTCATCGACATCCCCCACATGGAGTACTATTACATCTTCCTCTGCTTCGTATACATCATCTCTATG ATGGGCAACACCTTTGTCATGATGGTTATCTACATGGACAGCAGTCTCCACAG CCCCAAGTACATTGCTGTGTTCAACCTGGCCTTCACAGACGTGTGTGGCAGCACTGCCATGGTCCCCAAGGTCCTGGATATGTTCCTGTTCAGCAGACAGCTCATCTCCTACAACCAGTGCCTCACTAGCCTCTtcttcatcttcctcttcctcaacaTGCAGTCCTTCAACCTCACCATCCTCTCCTATGACAGACTGGTGGCCATCTGCTGCCCACTCAG GTACCATATGATGGTGACTCACAGGTCCATGTTCCAGCTGATGGGTGCTGCCTGGGTATTTGCTGTGTTCCTGGTGTTGCTGGCTGTGTGCCTCATCACCCGACTCTCCTTCTGCCG gtcTCTGGTGATCAACAGCTACTTCTGTGACCACGGTCCCCTGTTCCGTCTGGCGGCCCCCTGTTCTGATGTGGTCCCTAACATAGTGATGTCATATGTCAACCCCAGTATAGTCCTCTTTATCCCCATGGTCTTCATCATATCATCATACATCTGTATCACACACGCCCtgttcaccatcacactgcccCAGGACAG agtCAGAGCCTTGAAGACGTGTACCTCACACCTGATACTTGTAGCCATATTCTACCTGCCTATTCATTTTACATACTTCCTTCATTCAATCATACCAACCAACGCCCGGAtcatcaacctctccctgacctcgGTGCTGCCATCCATGCTAAACCCCATCATATATGTTCTGAAGACAGAAGAGTTTAAGGAATCGGCCAAGAAGCTGCTTAGTAAAAGAGGAGCCCAGAGAGCTGTGGTGCCGATCCAGTCAACATGA
- the LOC120021143 gene encoding olfactory receptor 10G7-like: protein MSFSELLVNFTGKNVEEFTITGFDHLSHQKLLGFLIFITYFLVLLGSGTNICIIVTDRRLHTPMYLLICNLAVVDIMFTTSTSTTMISVLLAEVKTISYYSCISRMYIYHLGDITECMALSLMALDRTIAISTPLRYHSILTNPRLFLLITATWLIGLGVMGVLTAQADSLPYCQPIIRYVFCDYPAMVRAACVNPEPYWMLPAILGLWVIGAQFIFILLSYVNLIYTVLRLPNNESRVQVFNTCICHIIVVSSYFGPKLVSGLLTRIGVRLNLTERNALLIMATLLPSLINPTVYCLKTKEIRKRLVQILSRKRTAVMK from the coding sequence ATGTCTTTTAGTGAACTTTTAGTGAATTTCACGGGGAAGAATGTGGAGGAGTTTACCATCACAGGCTTCGACCACCTCTCTCACCAGAAGCTCCTGGGCTTCCTCATCTTCATCACCTATTTCCTTGTGCTTCTGGGAAGCGGCACCAACATCTGCATCATCGTGACGGACAGACGGCTCCACACGCCCATGTACCTCCTCATCTGTAACCTGGCCGTGGTGGACATCATGTTCaccaccagcaccagcaccaCCATGATCTCTGTCCTGCTGGCCGAGGTCAAAACCATCTCCTACTACTCCTGCATATCACGCATGTACATCTACCACCTGGGTGACATCACAGAGTGCATGGCCTTGTCCCTGATGGCTTTGGACCGAACCATCGCTATCAGCACCCCTCTTAGGTACCACAGCATCCTGACTAACCCACGGCTCTTCCTGTTGATCACAGCTACCTGGCTGATAGGGTTAGGGGTCATGGGGGTATTAACAGCTCAGGCAGACAGCCTTCCATACTGCCAGCCCATCATTAGATATGTGTTCTGTGACTATCCTGCTATGGTCAGAGCCGCCTGTGTCAACCCTGAACCCTATTGGATGCTTCCCGCCATCCTGGGTCTGTGGGTGATTGGTGCACAGTTCATATTCATTCTGCTGTCATACGTGAATCTGATCTACACAGTACTGAGACTGCCTAACAACGAGAGCAGAGTGCAGGTGTTTAATACCTGTATTTGTCACATCATTGTGGTGTCCAGTTACTTTGGCCCCAAGTTAGTCTCTGGTTTGTTGACGAGGATAGGGGTGAGGCTGAATCTGACTGAGCGTAATGCTTTACTGATTATGGCCACGCTGTTAccttctctgatcaaccctacagTCTACTGTCTGAAGACCAAAGAGATTAGAAAGAGATTGGTTCAGATACTGTCTAGAAAAAGAACGGCAGTGATGAAATGA